A genomic stretch from Candidatus Latescibacterota bacterium includes:
- a CDS encoding 30S ribosomal protein S12: MPTLNQLIRKGRKVVAHKSKSPALQSCPQKRGVCTRVYTTTPKKPNSALRKVARVRLTNGIEVTAYIPGEGHNLQEHSIVLIRGGRVKDLPGVRYHIVRGALDTSGVDGRNQRRSKYGAKRPK, from the coding sequence GTGCCGACGCTGAACCAGTTGATCCGCAAGGGCCGCAAGGTGGTTGCTCACAAGAGCAAGTCGCCGGCCCTGCAGTCCTGCCCGCAGAAGCGGGGGGTCTGCACGCGCGTGTACACGACCACGCCGAAGAAGCCCAACTCCGCCCTCCGCAAGGTGGCCCGCGTTCGTCTGACGAACGGCATCGAGGTCACCGCCTACATCCCGGGCGAGGGGCACAACCTGCAGGAGCACTCGATCGTGCTCATCCGTGGCGGCCGCGTTAAGGATCTGCCGGGTGTGCGCTATCACATCGTGCGCGGCGCGCTGGATACCAGTGGCGTCGACGGCCGCAACCAGCGCCGCTCGAAGTACGGCGCCAAGCGCCCCAAGTAG
- the rpsG gene encoding 30S ribosomal protein S7, whose product MRRRIKRSRETVADPRFNSPMVAQFINYMMKGGKKSTAEAIFYKAMDIIEEKSGKKGLEVYTSALNNVKPHLEVTSRRIGGANYQVPIEVRPSRRTALAMRWLLQFSRSRPDHTMSERLAAELLAAYRKEGPSIKKREDTHRMAEANKAFAHFRF is encoded by the coding sequence ATGCGTCGCAGGATCAAGCGCAGCCGCGAGACCGTCGCCGACCCCCGCTTCAACAGCCCGATGGTCGCCCAGTTCATCAACTACATGATGAAGGGCGGCAAGAAGAGCACGGCGGAGGCGATCTTCTACAAGGCCATGGACATCATCGAGGAGAAGTCGGGCAAGAAGGGTCTGGAGGTCTACACCTCGGCCCTCAACAACGTGAAGCCCCACCTCGAGGTGACGAGCCGACGCATCGGTGGCGCCAACTACCAGGTGCCCATCGAGGTGCGGCCGTCCCGGCGCACGGCGCTGGCCATGCGCTGGTTGCTGCAGTTTTCCCGCAGCCGGCCCGATCACACGATGAGCGAGCGCCTGGCGGCGGAGCTCCTGGCGGCCTACCGGAAGGAAGGGCCGTCGATCAAGAAGCGCGAGGACACACACCGGATGGCCGAAGCCAACAAGGCTTTCGCTCACTTCCGGTTCTAG
- the rpoB gene encoding DNA-directed RNA polymerase subunit beta — translation MALPKRNYAKIQPVIEIPDLLEVQVESFEDFLQMRVPPRQRENKGLEGVFRAIFPIESSRGDFILEYLEYAVGEPKYSVEECQERDLTFVAPLKAKLRLIVKEAEEVEGERRVKDIIESEVYLGELPLITSKGTFIINGAERVIVSQLHRSPGVFFSDSVHPNGKRLFSARIIPYRGSWVEFTTDINDTMFVHIDRKKKLPVSTLLRAIGFESDAKLLQAFTTGETLSLAKRPAKSDADVIDRVLAEVLVNTETGEIIAEAGTQITEAMLTVMRQAKIFDVKVLSRSEDVHSNVILNTIAKDPTKTEEDALKYIYNLLRPGDPPNMETARALLDRLFFNEKRYDLAGVGRYKMNTRLGLTVPIETTVLTPTDFVAVIAYLLDIKAEQGHVDDIDHLGNRRVRSVGELLSNQFSLGLSRMARIIRERMALQDGENITPSDLVNARTISAVIQSFFGSSQLSQFMDQTNPLSELTHKRRLSALGPGGLTRERAGFEVRDVHYTHYGRMCPIETPEGPNIGLITSLSTYARINPFGFLETPYRRVKDNRVTDEIVYLSADEEDRTTIAQANAPLDVRGRFVNDEVLARTKGEFPLAVPDDVDFMDVAPAQLVSAAASMIPFLEHDDANRALMGCNMQRQAVPLLRCEPPLVGTGMEERIARDSQAVVVAKRAGTVVSVTGERIIVQPTRSRAADLEDFSEFEGQDVYNLQKFHRSNQDTCVNQKPIVVVGEKVRGEQVLADGPGTNAGELALGVNTLVAFMPWGGYNYEDAILLSERLVKADRFTSIHIEEFECQVREIKAGREEITRELPNVGEDSLKNLDENGIIRTGARVKPGDILVGKVTPKGETELSPEERLLRAIFGDKAGDVRNASLKAPPGMDGIVVDVKVFSRKERGDSTRMEEKRRIERLRRRAKEERKRILGLRDSRLRELMIGQLSQKLVNADTGEVVLRDGRKITEGLLDELDLDGLHWGLPIVKDLTTDKRIKRLMDAAARALQKVDQELEKEKERVEMGDELPPGVIQLVKVLVARKRKLSVGDKMAGRHGNKGVIAKILPEEDMPYLPDGTPVEIVLNPLGVPSRMNVGQVLETHLGWAAQVLGFQAQTAVFNGATETEVKAALVEAGLPGDGKTELYDGRTGEPFHERVMTGYIYMMKLSHLVDDKIHARSIGPYSLVTQQPLGGKAQFGGQRFGEMEVWALEAYGAAHTLQELLTVKSDDVAGRSAIYEAIVKGENPSKPGVPESFNVLVKELQALCLDVDLITAEKSS, via the coding sequence ATCGCGCTGCCCAAGCGGAATTACGCCAAGATTCAGCCCGTGATCGAGATCCCCGACCTGCTCGAGGTCCAGGTGGAGTCTTTCGAGGACTTCCTCCAGATGCGGGTGCCCCCTCGCCAGCGCGAGAACAAGGGGCTCGAAGGCGTCTTCCGCGCGATCTTTCCCATCGAGTCGAGCCGCGGCGACTTCATCCTGGAGTACCTGGAGTACGCCGTGGGCGAACCCAAGTACTCGGTGGAGGAGTGCCAGGAGCGCGACCTCACCTTCGTCGCGCCGCTCAAGGCCAAGCTGCGCCTGATCGTGAAGGAGGCGGAGGAGGTCGAGGGCGAGCGCCGGGTGAAGGACATCATCGAGTCCGAGGTCTACCTGGGCGAACTGCCGCTCATCACGAGCAAGGGCACGTTCATCATCAACGGCGCCGAGCGCGTGATCGTGAGCCAGCTGCACCGCTCGCCGGGCGTGTTCTTCAGCGACAGCGTGCACCCCAACGGGAAGCGCCTGTTCAGCGCGCGGATCATCCCCTACCGCGGCTCGTGGGTGGAGTTCACGACGGACATCAACGACACGATGTTCGTGCACATCGACCGCAAGAAGAAGCTGCCCGTGTCCACGCTGCTGCGGGCCATCGGCTTCGAGAGCGACGCCAAGCTGCTCCAGGCCTTCACCACGGGCGAGACCCTCAGCCTGGCCAAGCGGCCGGCGAAGTCGGACGCGGACGTCATCGACCGCGTGCTGGCCGAGGTGCTGGTGAACACGGAGACCGGCGAGATCATCGCCGAGGCGGGCACGCAGATCACCGAGGCCATGCTCACGGTGATGCGCCAGGCCAAGATCTTCGACGTGAAGGTGCTGTCCCGCAGCGAGGACGTGCACAGCAACGTCATCCTGAACACGATCGCCAAGGATCCCACCAAGACCGAAGAGGACGCGCTCAAGTACATCTACAACCTGCTGCGTCCGGGCGATCCCCCGAACATGGAGACGGCGCGGGCGCTGCTCGACCGCCTCTTCTTCAACGAGAAGCGCTACGATCTGGCGGGCGTCGGCCGCTACAAGATGAACACGCGCCTGGGCCTGACCGTCCCCATCGAGACGACGGTGCTCACGCCCACGGACTTCGTGGCCGTCATCGCCTACCTGCTGGACATCAAGGCCGAGCAGGGCCACGTGGACGACATCGACCACCTGGGCAACCGCCGCGTGCGCTCGGTGGGCGAGCTGCTGAGCAACCAGTTCAGCCTGGGCCTGTCGCGCATGGCGCGGATCATCCGCGAGCGCATGGCGCTGCAGGACGGCGAGAACATCACGCCGTCGGATCTGGTCAACGCGCGCACGATCAGCGCCGTGATCCAGTCCTTCTTCGGCAGCAGCCAGCTCTCGCAGTTCATGGACCAGACCAACCCGCTGTCGGAGCTCACGCACAAGCGGCGCCTGTCGGCCCTCGGTCCCGGCGGCCTCACCCGCGAGCGCGCGGGCTTCGAGGTGCGCGACGTGCACTACACCCACTACGGGCGCATGTGCCCCATCGAGACGCCGGAAGGCCCGAACATCGGCCTCATCACGAGCCTGTCCACCTACGCGCGCATCAATCCCTTCGGCTTCCTGGAGACGCCCTACCGCCGCGTGAAGGACAACCGCGTGACGGACGAGATCGTCTACCTGAGCGCCGACGAGGAGGACCGCACCACCATCGCGCAGGCCAACGCGCCGCTGGACGTGCGCGGGCGCTTCGTGAACGACGAGGTGCTGGCGCGCACCAAGGGCGAGTTCCCGCTGGCGGTGCCCGACGACGTGGACTTCATGGACGTCGCGCCCGCGCAGCTCGTGAGCGCGGCGGCGAGCATGATCCCCTTCCTCGAGCACGACGACGCGAACCGCGCCCTCATGGGCTGCAACATGCAGCGCCAGGCCGTGCCCCTCCTTCGCTGCGAGCCGCCGCTGGTGGGCACGGGCATGGAGGAGCGCATCGCGCGCGACAGCCAGGCGGTGGTGGTGGCCAAGCGCGCCGGCACCGTGGTCAGCGTGACGGGCGAGCGCATCATCGTGCAGCCCACGCGCAGCCGCGCCGCGGACCTGGAGGACTTCTCCGAGTTCGAGGGGCAGGACGTCTACAACCTGCAGAAGTTCCACCGCTCCAACCAGGACACCTGCGTGAACCAGAAGCCCATCGTGGTGGTGGGCGAGAAGGTGCGCGGGGAGCAGGTGCTGGCCGACGGCCCCGGCACCAACGCGGGCGAGCTGGCGCTGGGGGTCAACACCCTCGTCGCCTTCATGCCCTGGGGCGGCTACAACTACGAGGACGCCATCCTGCTGAGCGAGCGCCTGGTCAAGGCGGATCGCTTCACCTCGATCCACATCGAGGAGTTCGAGTGCCAGGTGCGCGAGATCAAGGCGGGCCGCGAGGAGATCACGCGCGAGCTGCCCAACGTGGGCGAGGACTCGCTCAAGAACCTGGACGAGAACGGCATCATCCGCACCGGCGCCCGGGTCAAGCCCGGTGACATCCTGGTGGGCAAGGTCACGCCGAAGGGCGAGACCGAGCTCAGCCCGGAAGAGCGCCTCCTGCGCGCGATCTTCGGCGACAAGGCCGGCGACGTGCGCAACGCCAGCCTCAAGGCGCCGCCCGGCATGGACGGCATCGTCGTCGACGTGAAGGTGTTCTCCCGCAAGGAGCGCGGCGACAGCACGCGCATGGAGGAGAAGCGCCGCATCGAGCGTCTGCGCCGCCGGGCCAAGGAGGAGCGCAAGCGCATCCTCGGCCTGCGCGACTCGCGCCTGCGCGAGCTGATGATCGGTCAGCTCAGCCAGAAGCTCGTCAACGCGGACACGGGCGAGGTCGTGCTGCGGGATGGCCGCAAGATCACCGAGGGCCTGCTCGACGAGCTCGACCTCGACGGCCTGCACTGGGGCCTGCCCATCGTGAAGGACCTGACCACCGACAAGCGCATCAAGCGGCTCATGGACGCCGCCGCCCGCGCCCTGCAGAAGGTGGACCAGGAGCTCGAGAAGGAGAAGGAGCGCGTCGAGATGGGCGACGAGCTGCCGCCCGGCGTCATCCAGCTCGTCAAGGTGCTGGTGGCCCGCAAGCGCAAGCTCTCCGTGGGCGACAAGATGGCCGGACGCCACGGCAACAAGGGCGTCATCGCCAAGATCCTCCCCGAGGAGGACATGCCCTACCTGCCCGACGGCACGCCGGTGGAGATCGTGCTCAACCCCCTGGGCGTGCCGAGCCGTATGAACGTCGGCCAGGTGCTCGAGACGCACCTGGGCTGGGCCGCGCAGGTGCTGGGCTTCCAGGCGCAGACCGCGGTGTTCAACGGCGCCACCGAGACCGAGGTCAAGGCCGCGCTCGTGGAGGCGGGCCTGCCGGGCGACGGCAAGACCGAGCTCTACGACGGCCGCACGGGCGAGCCGTTCCACGAGCGGGTGATGACGGGCTACATCTACATGATGAAGCTGTCGCACCTCGTCGACGACAAGATCCACGCCCGGAGCATCGGCCCCTACAGCCTCGTCACCCAGCAGCCGCTGGGCGGCAAGGCGCAGTTCGGCGGCCAGCGCTTCGGTGAGATGGAGGTGTGGGCGCTGGAAGCCTATGGCGCGGCCCACACGCTGCAGGAGCTGCTGACGGTGAAGAGCGACGACGTGGCGGGGCGCAGCGCCATCTACGAGGCCATCGTCAAGGGCGAGAACCCGTCCAAGCCCGGCGTGCCGGAGTCCTTCAACGTGCTCGTGAAGGAACTCCAGGCCCTGTGCCTCGACGTCGATCTGATCACGGCCGAGAAGTCGTCCTGA
- the rpoC gene encoding DNA-directed RNA polymerase subunit beta', producing MFLSFRHRETETPDFQAIKISLASPEAIRQWSFGEVTKPETINYRSFKPEKNGLFCEKIFGPVKDWECACGKYKRIRYRGVICDRCGVEVTLSRVRRERMGHIELAVPVAHIWFFKGLPSRIGHLLGMTIKDLERVIYYESYLVIDPGNTTLQVRELISEERYYDLLDEGFEFEAKMGAEAIEDLLRKLHLDELSIELRDQIATETSQQRKQEALKRLRVVEAFRNSGGNRPEWMVLHVVPVLPPDLRPLVPLEGGRFATSDLNDLYRRIINRNNRLKKLMEIKAPEVILRNEKRMLQEAVDALFDNSRRSRAVRGHGNRPLKSLSDMLKGKQGRFRQNLLGKRVDYSGRSVIVVGPELRLHECGLPKSMALELFKPFIIRKLEEKGYVQTVKSAKKLVERERPEVWDILEEIIKDHPVLLNRAPTLHRLGIQAFQPVLVEGKAIRLHPLVCQAFNADFDGDQMAVHVPLSFEAQLESRVLMLSANNLLLPSNGKPVATPHQEQVLGCYYLTKGRPGARGEGMRFNSTDEVNQALDHGVIELHAPVMVRMEGGWLETTAGRVIFNASVPDELGYINDVMDKKALTALVSRSHLELGGEKTVAFVDDLKDLGFRYATLAGITIGIDDLIIPQDKPKLLADADRDVSKITTDFENKRISEGERYNRVIDRWTTARDAVADSMMVAIENDRQGFNPVYMMAHSGSRGSRDQISQLSGMRGLMAKPQKKMTGQVGEIIEQPIKSNFREGLTVLQYFISTHGARKGLADTALKTADAGYLTRRLVDVAQDVIITEEDCGTIRGLDMKALEESGDVIESLTDRILGRFTADDVIDPLTGDVLMEAGMLVDETRAKLIEEKGVEMVKIRSVLTCETRRGVCIKCYGRDLSSGSLVDIGDAVGVIAAQSIGEPGTQLTLRTFHVGGIAGRIAEATAKQAPVDAEVELVNVRCIKNADGRQVVIGHKGEIIVKVQEGSKERIRAHFAAPYGAVLDVKNAAQVKKGDTLFTWDPYAEPMVNTRKGEVQFIDIEEGRTLKEETDEKGRRQAVITDDLQKELHPEIKIVNKDGKVLEKFFLPTNAILSVKDGESVPAGSILVKVPKDLGHTGDITGGLPRVVDLFEVRKPKDAAIVTAIDGTVEIGGVTRGMRKVIVKRDADTSEEYLIPQGKHMRVHDGDEVTAGDRLTEGPINPFDILNVKGVQAAQAYLVNEIQEVYRLQGVGINDKHIETIVRQMLRKVQVEEPGDSRFLEGDQVERAEFQEENERVVGEGGSAATYRPLLLGITKASLTTESFISAASFQETTRVLSEAAINGKTDYLYGLKENVIMGRLIPAGTGRKEYDDLRVAQEELRTLQAEVAARKAAEEEALAAVANKAEQQAQSLMEEGLMLFPEESGEGEAEAMAGGGGEGDEDES from the coding sequence GTGTTTCTCAGCTTCCGCCACCGGGAGACCGAGACGCCGGATTTCCAGGCGATCAAGATCTCGCTCGCGAGCCCCGAGGCCATCCGCCAGTGGAGCTTCGGCGAGGTCACGAAGCCGGAGACGATCAACTACCGCTCGTTCAAGCCCGAGAAGAACGGCCTCTTCTGCGAGAAGATCTTCGGGCCGGTCAAGGACTGGGAGTGCGCCTGCGGCAAGTACAAGCGCATCCGCTACCGCGGGGTCATCTGCGACCGCTGCGGCGTGGAGGTGACGCTTTCGCGCGTCCGCCGCGAGCGCATGGGCCACATCGAGCTGGCCGTGCCCGTCGCGCACATCTGGTTCTTCAAGGGCCTGCCCAGCCGCATCGGCCATCTGCTGGGCATGACCATCAAGGACCTCGAGCGGGTGATCTACTACGAGTCCTATCTCGTGATCGACCCCGGCAACACGACGCTGCAGGTGCGCGAGCTCATCAGCGAGGAGCGCTACTACGACCTGCTGGACGAGGGCTTCGAGTTCGAGGCCAAGATGGGCGCCGAGGCCATCGAGGACCTGCTGCGCAAGCTGCACCTCGACGAGCTGTCCATCGAGCTGCGCGATCAGATCGCCACGGAGACGAGCCAGCAGCGCAAGCAGGAGGCCCTCAAGCGCCTGCGCGTGGTGGAGGCCTTCCGCAACTCCGGCGGCAACCGGCCGGAGTGGATGGTCCTGCACGTGGTGCCCGTGCTGCCTCCGGATCTGCGGCCGCTGGTGCCGCTCGAGGGCGGGCGCTTCGCCACGAGCGACCTGAACGACCTCTACCGGCGGATCATCAACCGCAACAACCGCCTCAAGAAGCTCATGGAGATCAAGGCGCCGGAGGTCATCCTCCGCAACGAGAAGCGCATGCTCCAGGAGGCGGTGGACGCGCTCTTCGACAACAGCCGCCGCTCGCGCGCGGTCCGCGGCCACGGCAACCGGCCGCTGAAGAGCCTGAGCGACATGCTCAAGGGCAAGCAGGGGCGCTTCCGCCAGAACCTGCTGGGCAAGCGCGTGGACTACTCCGGCCGCTCGGTGATCGTCGTGGGTCCGGAGCTGCGCCTGCACGAGTGCGGCCTGCCCAAGAGCATGGCCCTGGAGCTGTTCAAGCCCTTCATCATCCGCAAGCTGGAGGAGAAGGGCTACGTCCAGACCGTCAAGAGCGCCAAGAAGCTCGTGGAGCGCGAGCGCCCCGAGGTCTGGGACATCCTCGAGGAGATCATCAAGGACCACCCGGTGCTGCTCAACCGCGCGCCGACGCTGCACCGCCTGGGCATCCAGGCCTTCCAGCCGGTGCTGGTGGAGGGCAAGGCCATCCGCCTGCACCCGCTGGTCTGCCAGGCCTTCAACGCCGACTTCGACGGCGACCAGATGGCCGTGCACGTGCCGCTGTCCTTCGAGGCGCAGCTCGAGAGCCGCGTGCTCATGCTGAGCGCCAACAACCTGCTGCTGCCGTCCAACGGCAAGCCGGTGGCGACGCCGCACCAGGAGCAGGTGCTGGGCTGCTACTACCTCACCAAGGGCCGTCCCGGCGCCCGCGGCGAGGGCATGCGCTTCAACAGCACGGACGAGGTGAACCAGGCGCTGGACCACGGGGTCATCGAGCTGCACGCCCCGGTCATGGTGCGCATGGAAGGCGGCTGGCTCGAGACCACCGCCGGCCGCGTGATCTTCAACGCCAGCGTGCCGGACGAGCTGGGCTACATCAACGACGTCATGGACAAGAAGGCCCTGACGGCGCTGGTGTCCCGCAGCCACCTGGAGCTGGGCGGCGAGAAGACAGTCGCCTTCGTGGACGACCTCAAGGACCTCGGCTTCCGCTACGCGACGCTCGCGGGCATCACCATCGGCATCGACGACCTGATCATCCCGCAGGACAAGCCGAAGCTGCTGGCCGACGCCGACCGCGACGTGAGCAAGATCACCACGGACTTCGAGAACAAGCGCATCTCCGAGGGCGAGCGCTACAACCGCGTCATCGACCGCTGGACCACCGCGCGCGACGCCGTGGCCGACTCCATGATGGTGGCCATCGAGAACGACCGGCAGGGCTTCAACCCGGTCTACATGATGGCCCACTCCGGGTCGCGAGGCAGCCGCGATCAGATCAGCCAGCTCTCGGGCATGCGCGGTCTGATGGCCAAGCCGCAGAAGAAGATGACCGGTCAGGTGGGCGAGATCATCGAGCAGCCGATCAAGAGCAACTTCCGCGAGGGGCTCACCGTGCTGCAGTACTTCATCTCGACCCACGGCGCGCGCAAGGGTCTGGCCGACACGGCGCTCAAGACCGCCGACGCCGGCTACCTGACCCGCCGCCTGGTGGACGTGGCGCAGGACGTCATCATCACCGAGGAGGACTGCGGCACGATCCGCGGCCTCGACATGAAGGCGCTGGAGGAGAGCGGGGACGTCATCGAGAGCCTGACCGACCGCATCCTCGGCCGCTTCACGGCGGACGACGTGATCGACCCCCTCACCGGCGACGTGCTGATGGAGGCGGGCATGCTCGTCGACGAGACCCGCGCCAAGCTGATCGAGGAGAAGGGCGTCGAGATGGTGAAGATCCGCTCGGTGCTCACCTGCGAGACGCGCCGCGGCGTCTGCATCAAGTGCTACGGCCGCGACCTGTCCTCGGGCAGCCTGGTGGACATCGGCGACGCCGTGGGCGTCATCGCCGCGCAGTCCATCGGCGAGCCGGGCACGCAGCTCACGCTGCGGACCTTCCACGTGGGCGGCATCGCCGGCCGCATCGCCGAGGCCACGGCCAAGCAGGCCCCGGTGGACGCCGAGGTCGAGCTGGTCAACGTGCGCTGCATCAAGAACGCCGACGGGCGGCAGGTGGTCATCGGCCACAAGGGCGAGATCATCGTGAAGGTGCAGGAGGGCAGCAAGGAGCGCATCCGCGCCCACTTCGCCGCGCCCTATGGCGCCGTGCTCGATGTCAAGAACGCCGCGCAGGTGAAGAAGGGCGACACCCTGTTCACCTGGGACCCCTACGCCGAGCCCATGGTCAACACCCGCAAGGGCGAGGTGCAGTTCATCGACATCGAGGAGGGCCGCACGCTCAAGGAGGAGACGGACGAGAAGGGCCGTCGCCAGGCCGTCATCACCGACGACCTCCAGAAGGAGCTGCACCCCGAGATCAAGATCGTCAACAAGGACGGCAAGGTCCTCGAGAAGTTCTTCCTGCCCACGAACGCCATCCTGAGCGTGAAGGACGGCGAGTCCGTGCCCGCCGGCAGCATCCTCGTGAAGGTGCCGAAGGATCTCGGCCACACGGGCGACATCACCGGCGGCCTGCCCCGGGTCGTGGACCTGTTCGAGGTGCGCAAGCCCAAGGACGCGGCGATCGTCACCGCCATCGACGGCACGGTGGAGATCGGCGGCGTCACCCGCGGCATGCGCAAGGTCATCGTCAAGCGCGACGCCGACACCTCGGAGGAGTACCTGATTCCCCAGGGCAAGCACATGCGCGTGCACGACGGCGACGAGGTGACGGCGGGCGACCGCCTCACCGAGGGTCCGATCAACCCCTTCGACATCCTGAACGTGAAGGGCGTGCAGGCGGCCCAGGCCTACCTGGTCAACGAGATCCAGGAGGTCTATCGCCTGCAGGGCGTGGGCATCAACGACAAGCACATCGAGACCATCGTGCGGCAGATGCTGCGCAAGGTGCAGGTGGAGGAGCCGGGCGACAGCCGCTTCCTCGAGGGCGACCAGGTGGAGCGCGCCGAGTTCCAGGAGGAGAACGAGCGCGTGGTGGGCGAGGGCGGCAGCGCGGCGACCTACCGGCCGCTGCTGCTCGGCATCACCAAGGCGTCGCTGACCACCGAGAGCTTCATCTCGGCGGCCAGCTTCCAGGAGACCACCCGCGTGCTCAGCGAGGCGGCCATCAACGGCAAGACCGACTACCTCTACGGTCTCAAGGAGAACGTGATCATGGGCCGGCTGATCCCCGCGGGCACCGGCCGCAAGGAGTACGACGACCTGCGCGTGGCCCAGGAGGAGCTGCGCACCCTCCAGGCCGAGGTGGCCGCCCGCAAGGCCGCCGAGGAGGAGGCCCTGGCCGCCGTGGCGAACAAGGCCGAGCAGCAGGCCCAGAGCCTCATGGAGGAGGGCCTCATGCTCTTCCCCGAGGAGAGCGGCGAAGGCGAGGCCGAGGCCATGGCCGGTGGCGGCGGCGAGGGGGACGAGGACGAGTCCTAG